A stretch of Bacillus pseudomycoides DNA encodes these proteins:
- a CDS encoding ABC transporter ATP-binding protein yields MTLAIEMKDVMKTFNEKTALRNVSIEVKQGEIFGFLGPSGSGKTTTVKILTSQLLHSVGKVKVLGKDITGPSSIDYKRIGILTDNSGLYERLSIYDNLLLFCDLYDCPKERIDEVLSQVNLLDDKKTPVKKLSKGMKQRVTLARAILHKPDILFLDEPTSALDPVNVQNIHNILKDLNREGTTIFLTTHNMDEAETLCDRIAFLCGGEIVALDTPENLRLKYAKDKIEVVLKDKKKETVKKDELGAKRISEWMKNGELLSIHSYEPTLGDIFIEVTGRGL; encoded by the coding sequence ATGACATTGGCAATTGAAATGAAGGATGTAATGAAAACCTTTAATGAAAAAACAGCACTTCGAAATGTAAGTATTGAAGTAAAGCAAGGAGAAATCTTCGGGTTTCTTGGACCAAGTGGATCAGGGAAAACAACAACAGTGAAAATTTTAACTTCTCAGTTGCTTCATAGTGTTGGAAAAGTGAAAGTACTAGGAAAAGATATTACAGGACCAAGCAGCATCGATTATAAACGAATCGGTATTTTAACAGATAACAGCGGCTTATATGAAAGACTTAGCATTTATGATAACTTACTATTATTTTGCGATTTATACGATTGTCCAAAAGAACGAATTGATGAAGTGCTATCGCAAGTGAATTTATTAGATGATAAAAAAACACCAGTTAAAAAATTATCAAAAGGGATGAAGCAGCGTGTGACACTTGCACGAGCAATTCTGCATAAACCGGATATCCTCTTCTTAGATGAACCAACATCAGCACTTGATCCAGTAAACGTCCAAAACATTCATAACATCTTAAAGGACTTAAATAGAGAAGGAACAACGATTTTCTTAACAACGCACAATATGGATGAAGCAGAGACGCTTTGTGACCGCATTGCCTTCTTATGCGGAGGGGAAATTGTAGCACTTGATACACCAGAAAATTTAAGACTTAAATACGCGAAAGACAAAATCGAAGTCGTGCTAAAGGATAAGAAAAAAGAAACAGTGAAAAAAGACGAATTAGGCGCAAAACGTATTTCTGAGTGGATGAAAAATGGTGAATTATTATCGATTCATTCTTATGAGCCAACACTAGGAGATATCTTTATTGAAGTAACTGGGAGGGGATTATAA
- a CDS encoding ABC transporter permease → MTFSMRRLSAILRKEMQDLKNNAQILLMALLPIGLSLFYKQMDDAKEFMGGIVIVMVLSMVTTIAQATLIAEEKEKHTLRVLMLSPASPIEVIIGKALPIIVLSGILSFLSLFLLNTLHGSMFLLLAVIVLGTLLFIIVGTIVALLAKNLVQVSVITTPISMILLMGPILSELVKNEMVKKILSYLPTNHIFNAVVNVVKGKGFSAIDTNLLNISIWLVISIIICLFIYKKKQLD, encoded by the coding sequence ATGACATTTTCAATGAGAAGATTATCAGCAATTTTACGTAAAGAGATGCAGGATTTAAAAAATAATGCACAAATTCTATTAATGGCACTCTTGCCAATCGGCCTCTCACTATTTTATAAGCAAATGGATGATGCAAAAGAATTTATGGGTGGAATTGTAATTGTAATGGTATTAAGTATGGTTACAACAATTGCACAGGCAACCCTTATTGCTGAAGAGAAAGAAAAACATACATTACGTGTTCTCATGTTATCTCCAGCTTCTCCTATTGAAGTAATTATTGGAAAGGCGTTACCGATTATCGTTTTAAGTGGTATTTTAAGTTTCCTAAGCTTATTCTTATTAAATACTTTACATGGTAGTATGTTCTTGTTATTGGCAGTTATTGTATTAGGAACACTATTATTCATTATAGTTGGAACAATCGTTGCCCTTTTAGCTAAAAACTTAGTGCAAGTTTCTGTCATTACGACGCCGATTTCAATGATTTTATTAATGGGACCAATATTAAGTGAGCTTGTAAAGAATGAAATGGTGAAAAAAATTCTATCTTATTTACCGACAAATCACATTTTTAATGCAGTTGTGAATGTAGTAAAGGGAAAAGGTTTTTCTGCAATAGATACAAACCTATTAAATATCTCAATTTGGTTAGTTATTTCTATAATCATTTGCCTCTTCATTTACAAAAAGAAACAACTAGACTAA